The following is a genomic window from Candidatus Methylomirabilis tolerans.
CGTTAAGGCAGCCGCCGTTGCCACCGCCAGCGCCGAAGAGCCGCCGGTCCCGGCGCCTGCCGGCGCCTGACAGTTGGTTCGGACATCCAGGCCGCCATCAGGCGCGAGTGACTGGATCAGCCTGGCCAGCATCTCCAGAAACGGCTGGCGCGTCCAGGCGATCTTGTCGCGCGATGACCAAGTCAGTTGCCGCCCTTGATCGAACGCCTCCAGTCGGATTGCGCGCCCCGGACGCCGCGTCACGGTAACCTCGGCGACAAGGTCGATCGCGACGTTAACGGTGAAGGCGGGCTGGTGAAAGAGGTAAAGCGGCGGGATGTCGAGTGTGCCGCCGGCGAAGTCGATCCGGGTCGGCGCCCTTGCGACGATCAGTTCGGTCATGAAAGACATACCTCCTTGAGGCT
Proteins encoded in this region:
- a CDS encoding GHMP kinase; this encodes MTELIVARAPTRIDFAGGTLDIPPLYLFHQPAFTVNVAIDLVAEVTVTRRPGRAIRLEAFDQGRQLTWSSRDKIAWTRQPFLEMLARLIQSLAPDGGLDVRTNCQAPAGAGTGGSSALAVATAAALT